TATATTATTAGCTTTAGCATAACTTCTAATTAACCTATTTTCATCATCATTTATTCTTAAAGTTATTGAATTCATATAAACCCCCCCTTGTAAGATATTGTACTACAAATTATTGGTTTTGTAAATAGTGTATGCTCTATATAACCATATGATTCTCTCGAAAAGGAATGTATTTATTTGTTTTTTTAATTCTTTAAAGAACTTTAGCTAACTTATATTCCCGCCGTTGGCTCAATAAATCAACAAAGGCTTCCAGCCTTGTTTGCATTCCGGCTTTACCCATCATTTCATCTAAGAAAATAGTCATCACCGGTATATC
This genomic window from Clostridia bacterium contains:
- a CDS encoding CoA protein activase translates to DIPVMTIFLDEMMGKAGMQTRLEAFVDLLSQRREYKLAKVL